In Streptomyces thermolilacinus SPC6, a single genomic region encodes these proteins:
- the murD gene encoding UDP-N-acetylmuramoyl-L-alanine--D-glutamate ligase has protein sequence MGSRQVSSSAAEWQGKRVTVAGLGVSGVPAARVLHGLGARVTVVNDGDDERARAQAAELQAEGVTVRLGDGDTLPEGTELIVTAPGWRPDKPLFAAAEAAGVPVWGDVELAWQLRGIDGRAPAPWLAVTGTNGKTTTVRMLASILEAAGLRTAAVGNIGVSLLDAVLGDEEYDVLAVELSSYQLHWAPSLRAHSAAVLNLAPDHLDWHGSMEAYAADKGRIYEGNTVACVYNAADKATEDLVREADVEEGCRAIGFTLGTPGPSQLGVVDDILVDRAFVPDRQKQAQELAQVSDVNPPAPHNIANALAAAALARAFGVEPAAVREGLRNFRPDAHRIAFVAEVDGVAYIDDSKATNTHATEASLAAYDPIVWIAGGLAKGATFDELVARSAERLRGVVLIGADRALIREALTRHAPQVPVVDLDRTDTGAMAAAVREAARLARPGDTVLLAPACASMDMFVNYNKRGEAFEDAVRALAAGDA, from the coding sequence ATGGGCAGCCGACAAGTGAGCAGCAGCGCAGCGGAATGGCAGGGCAAGCGGGTCACCGTCGCCGGGCTCGGCGTGAGCGGCGTCCCCGCCGCGCGCGTCCTGCACGGCCTGGGCGCGCGCGTCACCGTCGTCAACGACGGCGACGACGAGCGCGCCCGCGCCCAGGCGGCCGAACTCCAGGCCGAGGGCGTCACCGTCCGGCTCGGGGACGGCGACACGCTCCCCGAGGGCACCGAGCTGATCGTGACCGCCCCCGGCTGGCGCCCCGACAAGCCGCTGTTCGCCGCCGCCGAGGCGGCCGGCGTCCCCGTCTGGGGCGACGTCGAACTGGCCTGGCAGCTGCGCGGCATCGACGGCCGCGCGCCCGCCCCCTGGCTCGCCGTCACCGGCACCAACGGCAAGACGACGACGGTCCGCATGCTCGCCTCCATCCTGGAGGCGGCCGGCCTGCGGACCGCCGCCGTCGGCAACATCGGCGTCTCCCTCCTCGACGCCGTCCTCGGCGACGAGGAGTACGACGTCCTCGCCGTCGAGCTGTCCAGCTACCAGCTGCACTGGGCGCCCAGCCTGCGCGCCCACTCGGCCGCCGTGCTGAACCTGGCCCCGGACCATCTCGACTGGCACGGCTCCATGGAGGCGTACGCCGCCGACAAGGGCCGGATCTACGAGGGCAACACCGTCGCCTGCGTGTACAACGCCGCCGACAAGGCCACCGAGGACCTGGTCCGCGAGGCCGACGTCGAGGAGGGATGCCGCGCGATCGGCTTCACCCTCGGCACGCCGGGACCGTCCCAGCTGGGCGTCGTGGACGACATCCTGGTGGACCGCGCGTTCGTCCCCGACCGCCAGAAGCAGGCGCAGGAGCTGGCGCAGGTCTCCGACGTGAACCCGCCCGCCCCGCACAACATCGCCAACGCGCTCGCCGCGGCCGCGCTCGCCCGCGCCTTCGGCGTGGAGCCGGCGGCCGTCCGCGAGGGCCTGCGGAACTTCCGGCCGGACGCCCACCGCATCGCCTTCGTCGCGGAGGTGGACGGGGTCGCGTACATCGACGACTCCAAGGCCACCAACACCCACGCGACGGAGGCGTCGCTCGCCGCGTACGACCCGATCGTCTGGATCGCCGGGGGCCTCGCCAAGGGAGCCACCTTCGACGAGCTGGTCGCCCGGTCCGCCGAGCGGCTGCGCGGTGTCGTCCTGATCGGCGCGGACCGCGCGCTGATCCGCGAAGCCCTCACGCGACACGCCCCGCAGGTGCCGGTGGTCGACCTCGACCGGACCGACACTGGGGCGATGGCGGCGGCGGTCCGGGAGGCGGCGCGGCTCGCCCGGCCGGGGGACACGGTGCTCCTCGCCCCGGCCTGCGCCTCGATGGACATGTTCGTCAACTACAACAAGCGGGGTGAGGCGTTCGAGGACGCCGTCCGCGCACTCGCCGCCGGGGACGCCTGA
- a CDS encoding cell division protein SepF, with protein sequence MAGAMRKMAVYLGLVEDDGYDGRGFDPDDDFEPELEPEPERDRRHHQPPRQVEREEPVRAPVAQPPVQREPVPLPAESGRPARIAPVASITPERPSLEKSAPVIMPKVVSEREPYRITTLHPRTYNEARTIGEHFREGTPVIMNLTEMDDTDAKRLVDFAAGLVFGLHGSIERVTQKVFLLSPANVDVTAEDKARIAEGGFFNQS encoded by the coding sequence ATGGCCGGCGCGATGCGCAAGATGGCGGTCTACCTCGGCCTCGTGGAGGACGATGGGTACGACGGCCGGGGATTCGACCCCGATGACGACTTCGAACCCGAACTCGAGCCGGAGCCCGAGCGTGACCGGCGCCACCACCAGCCCCCCCGGCAGGTGGAGCGCGAGGAGCCGGTCCGCGCGCCGGTAGCGCAGCCTCCGGTTCAGCGTGAGCCCGTTCCGCTTCCCGCTGAAAGCGGACGACCCGCCCGAATCGCCCCCGTGGCGTCCATCACACCTGAACGCCCGAGCCTGGAGAAGAGCGCACCGGTGATCATGCCCAAGGTCGTGTCCGAGCGGGAGCCCTACCGGATCACGACGCTGCACCCGCGGACCTACAACGAGGCCCGTACCATCGGGGAACACTTCCGCGAGGGCACGCCTGTGATCATGAATCTCACGGAGATGGACGACACGGACGCGAAGCGACTTGTCGACTTTGCCGCCGGTCTCGTCTTCGGGCTGCATGGCAGCATTGAGCGAGTGACGCAGAAGGTGTTCCTGTTGTCGCCTGCTAACGTCGATGTCACGGCGGAGGACAAGGCCCGCATCGCAGAGGGCGGATTCTTCAACCAGAGCTGA
- the ftsW gene encoding putative lipid II flippase FtsW has product MPADDTAAPEPVRARARAAADPLAARLAAAARRLADLTRGALPRPRATALAGAPAAWGPAAGPRPAPGLALRTRTTGPRKAAAAPRGGTARARTLRKPRPPRGGGVRGLYERARRAWDRPLTAYYVILGASMLITVLGLVMVYSASIIKALELSLPATYFFRKQFLAAVIGAALLLLASRMPVRLHRALAYPLLVVTVFLMVLVQVPGIGHAVNGNQNWLYLGGPFQLQPSEFGKLALILWGADLLARKQDKRLLTQWKHLLVPLVPGAFLLLGLIMLGGDMGTAIILTAILFGLLWLTGAPTRLFAGVLGIAAVIGVVLIRSSANRMARVECLGATDPGPGDACWQAVHGIYALASGGWFGSGLGASVEKWGQLPEPHTDFIFAITGEELGLAGTLSVLALFAALGYAGIRVAGRTEDPFVRYAAGGVTTWITAQAVVNIGAVLGLLPIAGVPLPLFSYGGSALLPTMFAVGLLIAFARDEPAAKAALAGREPRFGGRTGVSWMSMRRRVKKRPSGER; this is encoded by the coding sequence ATGCCGGCCGACGACACCGCAGCCCCGGAGCCCGTACGCGCACGGGCCCGGGCCGCCGCCGACCCGCTCGCCGCGCGGCTCGCGGCCGCGGCCCGGCGCCTCGCGGACCTGACCCGGGGCGCCCTGCCGCGCCCGCGGGCCACCGCCCTGGCGGGAGCGCCCGCGGCATGGGGCCCGGCCGCGGGACCGCGCCCCGCACCCGGCCTCGCCCTGCGCACCCGTACGACCGGCCCCCGCAAGGCCGCCGCAGCGCCGCGCGGCGGCACGGCCCGCGCGAGGACGCTCCGCAAGCCCCGGCCGCCGCGCGGCGGTGGTGTGCGCGGGCTGTACGAGCGGGCGCGCCGCGCCTGGGACCGTCCCCTGACGGCGTACTACGTGATCCTCGGCGCCAGCATGCTCATCACCGTGCTCGGCCTCGTCATGGTCTACTCGGCGTCGATCATCAAGGCGCTGGAACTGTCGCTCCCGGCCACCTACTTCTTCCGCAAGCAGTTCCTCGCCGCCGTCATCGGCGCCGCACTGCTGCTGCTCGCCTCCCGCATGCCCGTCAGACTGCACCGCGCCCTGGCGTACCCGCTGCTGGTGGTCACGGTCTTCCTGATGGTCCTGGTGCAGGTGCCGGGGATAGGGCACGCGGTCAACGGCAACCAGAACTGGCTGTACCTCGGCGGCCCCTTCCAGCTCCAGCCCAGCGAGTTCGGCAAGCTGGCGCTGATCCTGTGGGGCGCCGACCTGCTCGCCCGCAAACAGGACAAGCGGCTGCTGACGCAGTGGAAGCACCTGCTGGTGCCGCTCGTACCCGGAGCGTTCCTGCTGCTCGGGCTGATCATGCTGGGCGGCGACATGGGCACGGCGATCATCCTGACGGCCATCCTGTTCGGCCTGCTGTGGCTGACCGGCGCGCCCACGCGGCTGTTCGCCGGTGTCCTGGGCATCGCCGCGGTCATCGGCGTGGTGCTGATCCGGAGCAGCGCCAACCGCATGGCGCGGGTCGAGTGCCTGGGTGCCACGGACCCCGGCCCGGGGGACGCCTGCTGGCAGGCCGTACACGGCATCTATGCTCTGGCGTCCGGCGGATGGTTCGGTTCGGGGCTGGGGGCGAGTGTGGAAAAATGGGGTCAACTCCCCGAACCGCACACCGACTTCATCTTCGCCATCACCGGGGAGGAACTGGGTCTGGCGGGGACGCTGTCGGTGCTGGCCCTCTTCGCGGCTCTAGGCTATGCGGGTATTCGCGTGGCCGGACGCACGGAGGACCCCTTCGTGAGGTACGCCGCGGGAGGTGTGACCACCTGGATCACGGCCCAGGCCGTGGTCAACATCGGTGCGGTGCTCGGTCTGCTGCCGATCGCTGGTGTCCCCCTCCCGCTGTTTTCCTACGGGGGCTCCGCCCTGCTGCCGACCATGTTCGCCGTCGGGTTGCTGATCGCCTTCGCGCGTGACGAGCCCGCCGCGAAAGCGGCCCTGGCCGGCCGGGAGCCCCGTTTCGGCGGCCGGACCGGGGTGAGTTGGATGTCGATGCGACGGCGCGTCAAGAAGCGCCCGTCCGGAGAGCGGTGA
- a CDS encoding cell division protein FtsQ/DivIB encodes MAGPTTAERGAKGAAGASPGRPAAGRGPERDGGASRLPVRPRVLFLGLAALALVCGVVWLLYGSSWLRVERVSVSGTRVLTQAQVRAVAAVPLGAPLASVDTDAIETRLVRALPRIDTVEVVRSWPNGIGLEVIERKPVLIARQGGKYVEVDASGTRYATVDKAPAGVPLLHLAAGRSPSLRRFGADRLATGAVAVTAGLPERIGRDLEAVRVRSYDSLTLELTGGRTVFWGSGDENEAKARALIALMKAAPKAGHFDVSAPSAPAASRS; translated from the coding sequence ATGGCCGGACCGACGACCGCCGAGCGCGGCGCCAAGGGGGCCGCGGGCGCGTCGCCGGGCCGGCCTGCCGCCGGAAGGGGCCCGGAGCGCGACGGGGGCGCGAGCCGCCTTCCCGTGCGCCCCCGGGTCCTGTTCCTCGGCCTCGCCGCCCTGGCGCTCGTCTGCGGGGTCGTCTGGCTGCTCTACGGCTCCTCCTGGCTGCGCGTCGAGCGCGTCTCCGTCTCCGGCACGCGGGTGCTGACGCAGGCCCAGGTCCGCGCGGTGGCCGCCGTCCCGCTCGGCGCGCCGCTCGCCTCGGTCGACACGGACGCGATCGAGACGCGCCTGGTCCGCGCCCTGCCCCGGATCGACACGGTCGAGGTCGTACGGTCCTGGCCGAACGGGATCGGTCTCGAAGTGATCGAACGGAAACCGGTTCTGATCGCCCGACAGGGCGGAAAGTACGTCGAAGTGGACGCGAGCGGCACCCGCTACGCCACGGTGGACAAGGCGCCCGCCGGGGTGCCGCTGCTCCACCTCGCCGCCGGGCGGTCGCCCAGCCTGCGCCGCTTCGGCGCGGACCGGCTCGCGACCGGGGCGGTGGCCGTGACGGCCGGGCTCCCGGAGCGGATCGGCCGCGACCTCGAGGCCGTCCGCGTCCGCTCGTACGACTCCCTCACCCTGGAGCTGACGGGCGGCCGCACCGTCTTCTGGGGCAGCGGCGACGAGAACGAGGCGAAGGCGCGTGCGCTCATCGCCCTGATGAAGGCGGCGCCCAAAGCGGGACACTTCGACGTCAGTGCCCCGAGCGCCCCTGCGGCGTCGCGGAGTTGA
- the mraY gene encoding phospho-N-acetylmuramoyl-pentapeptide-transferase, which translates to MRQILFAGAIGLFLTLIGTPLLIKLLARKGYGQFIRDDGPRTHGSKKGTPTMGGISFILATLIAYALAKVITGEDPTYSGILVLFLMAGMGLVGFLDDYIKIVKQRSLGLRAKAKMAGQLIVGIAFAVLALQFSDKRGLAPASTKLSFITDFGWTIGPVLFVVWALFMILAMSNGVNLTDGLDGLATGASVMVFGAYTFIGLWQFQESCANAETLTNPNACFEVRDPLDLAVVASALMGACFGFLWWNTSPAKIFMGDTGSLALGGALAGLAICSRTELLLAILGGLFVLITLSVVIQVGSFRMTGKRVFRMAPLQHHFELKGWSEVLVVVRFWIIQGMCVIVGLGLFYAGWAADK; encoded by the coding sequence ATGAGGCAGATCCTCTTCGCGGGGGCCATCGGGCTCTTCCTGACCCTGATCGGTACGCCGCTGCTGATCAAGCTCCTGGCCCGCAAGGGATACGGGCAGTTCATCCGGGACGACGGCCCGCGCACGCACGGCAGCAAGAAGGGCACGCCCACCATGGGCGGCATCTCCTTCATCCTGGCCACGCTCATCGCGTACGCCCTGGCCAAGGTCATCACCGGCGAGGACCCGACGTACTCGGGCATCCTCGTGCTGTTCCTGATGGCCGGCATGGGTCTCGTCGGCTTCCTCGACGACTACATCAAGATCGTCAAGCAGCGGTCGCTCGGTCTGCGCGCCAAGGCCAAGATGGCCGGTCAGCTGATCGTCGGCATCGCCTTCGCCGTGCTCGCACTCCAGTTCTCCGACAAGCGCGGACTGGCCCCGGCGTCCACCAAGCTGTCGTTCATCACCGACTTCGGCTGGACCATCGGCCCGGTGCTGTTCGTCGTCTGGGCGCTGTTCATGATCCTGGCGATGTCGAACGGCGTGAACCTGACGGACGGTCTGGACGGCCTGGCCACCGGCGCCTCGGTGATGGTCTTCGGCGCGTACACCTTCATCGGGCTCTGGCAGTTCCAGGAGTCCTGCGCCAATGCCGAGACGCTCACCAACCCGAACGCCTGCTTCGAGGTGCGCGACCCGCTCGACCTGGCCGTCGTCGCCTCCGCGCTGATGGGTGCCTGCTTCGGCTTCCTCTGGTGGAACACCTCGCCCGCGAAGATCTTCATGGGCGACACCGGTTCGCTCGCCCTGGGCGGCGCCCTCGCCGGCCTCGCCATCTGCTCCCGTACGGAGCTGCTGCTGGCGATCCTCGGCGGCCTCTTCGTCCTGATCACCCTCTCGGTGGTCATCCAGGTCGGCTCCTTCCGGATGACCGGCAAGCGCGTCTTCCGCATGGCGCCGCTCCAGCACCACTTCGAACTCAAGGGCTGGTCCGAAGTCCTCGTCGTGGTCCGCTTCTGGATCATCCAGGGCATGTGCGTCATCGTGGGTCTGGGCCTCTTCTACGCGGGATGGGCAGCCGACAAGTGA
- the pgeF gene encoding peptidoglycan editing factor PgeF produces MIERYDTEDGAHFAFTDRWGGVSAVPYEELNLGGAVGDDPAAVRQNRKIAADRLGVDPERVVWMHQVHGRTVHVVDGPWPAEAGVPEGDGVATARRGLPLAVLTADCVPVLLADPVAGVVAAAHAGRPGMAAGVVPAAVETMTVLGAEPSRIVARTGPAVCGRCYEVPAALRDEVAAREPAAWAETSWGTPAVDVVAGVHAQLERLGVRDRRASEVCTRESGDHFSYRRDRTTGRLAGYVWLDGGTARPKAGGG; encoded by the coding sequence GTGATAGAGCGGTACGACACCGAGGACGGCGCGCACTTCGCCTTCACCGACCGGTGGGGCGGGGTGAGCGCCGTTCCGTACGAGGAGCTCAACCTCGGGGGCGCGGTGGGCGACGACCCCGCCGCCGTACGGCAGAACCGGAAGATCGCGGCCGACCGGCTCGGTGTCGATCCGGAGCGGGTCGTCTGGATGCACCAGGTGCACGGCCGGACCGTCCACGTGGTGGACGGGCCCTGGCCGGCGGAAGCGGGAGTGCCGGAAGGCGACGGTGTCGCCACCGCCCGGCGGGGGCTGCCGCTCGCGGTCCTCACCGCGGACTGCGTCCCCGTCCTCCTGGCCGACCCCGTCGCCGGGGTCGTGGCCGCGGCCCACGCGGGGCGGCCCGGCATGGCCGCCGGGGTCGTCCCGGCGGCGGTCGAGACCATGACCGTGCTGGGGGCGGAGCCCTCCCGGATCGTCGCCAGGACCGGACCCGCCGTCTGCGGACGCTGCTACGAGGTCCCGGCCGCCCTGCGGGACGAGGTCGCCGCACGTGAACCGGCCGCCTGGGCCGAGACGTCCTGGGGGACACCGGCGGTCGACGTGGTCGCCGGGGTCCACGCCCAGCTGGAGCGGCTGGGGGTGCGGGACCGCCGGGCGTCGGAGGTCTGCACCCGCGAGTCGGGCGACCACTTCTCGTACCGCCGCGACCGTACGACGGGGCGACTCGCGGGATATGTCTGGCTTGATGGGGGAACCGCCCGGCCGAAGGCCGGGGGAGGATAG
- the murG gene encoding undecaprenyldiphospho-muramoylpentapeptide beta-N-acetylglucosaminyltransferase, with product MHVVLAGGGTAGHIEPALALADALRRQDPTVGITALGTERGLETRLVPERGYELALIPAVPLPRKPTPELITVPGRLRGTIKAAEQILERTKADCVVGFGGYVALPGYLAAKRLGVPIVVHEANARPGLANKIGSRYASAVAVATPDSKLRNARYIGIPLRHSIATLDRARVRPEARAAFGLDPNLPTLLVSGGSQGARRLNEVVQQAAPVLQRSGIQILHAVGPKNEVPRVDNMPGMPPYVPVSYVDRMDLAYAAADMMLCRAGAMTVAELSAVGLPAAYVPLPIGNGEQRLNAQPVVKAGGGLLVDDAELTPEWVQGNVLPVLADPHRLYEMSRAAAEFGRRDADQLLVGMVHEAIAARR from the coding sequence GTGCATGTCGTACTCGCCGGCGGGGGGACCGCCGGCCACATCGAGCCCGCGCTCGCCCTCGCGGATGCCCTGCGCAGGCAGGACCCGACCGTGGGGATCACGGCCCTCGGCACGGAGCGGGGCCTGGAGACCCGGCTCGTGCCCGAGCGGGGCTACGAGCTGGCGCTCATCCCCGCCGTACCGCTGCCGCGCAAGCCCACCCCCGAGCTGATCACCGTTCCCGGGCGGCTGCGCGGCACGATCAAGGCCGCCGAGCAGATCCTGGAGCGCACCAAGGCGGACTGTGTCGTCGGCTTCGGCGGCTACGTGGCCCTGCCGGGGTACCTGGCCGCCAAGCGGCTCGGCGTGCCCATCGTCGTCCACGAGGCCAACGCCCGCCCCGGCCTGGCCAACAAGATCGGCTCCCGGTACGCGTCGGCGGTCGCCGTCGCCACGCCCGACAGCAAGCTGCGCAACGCCCGCTACATCGGCATCCCGCTGCGGCACTCCATCGCGACCCTGGACCGCGCCCGGGTGCGCCCCGAGGCGCGCGCCGCGTTCGGGCTCGACCCCAACCTGCCCACGCTGCTGGTCTCCGGCGGCTCGCAGGGCGCCCGGCGCCTCAACGAGGTCGTCCAGCAGGCCGCTCCGGTGCTGCAGCGGTCCGGCATCCAGATCCTGCACGCGGTCGGCCCGAAGAACGAGGTGCCGCGCGTGGACAACATGCCCGGAATGCCGCCGTATGTCCCGGTATCGTATGTGGACCGGATGGACCTCGCGTACGCCGCTGCCGACATGATGCTCTGCCGCGCGGGCGCGATGACCGTCGCCGAACTCTCCGCCGTCGGGCTCCCCGCCGCGTACGTCCCGCTGCCCATCGGCAACGGCGAGCAGCGGCTCAACGCCCAGCCGGTGGTCAAGGCGGGCGGCGGCCTGCTGGTCGACGACGCCGAGCTGACCCCCGAGTGGGTCCAGGGCAACGTCCTGCCCGTGCTCGCCGATCCGCACCGGCTGTACGAGATGTCCCGCGCCGCCGCCGAGTTCGGCCGCCGGGACGCCGACCAGCTGCTCGTCGGCATGGTCCACGAGGCGATCGCGGCACGCCGGTAG
- the ftsZ gene encoding cell division protein FtsZ: protein MAAPQNYLAVIKVIGVGGGGVNAINRMIEVGLKGVEFIAINTDAQALLMSDADVKLDVGRELTRGLGAGANPAVGRKAAEDHREEIEEVLKGADMVFVTAGEGGGTGTGGAPVVANIARSLGALTIGVVTRPFTFEGRRRANQAEDGIAELREEVDTLIVIPNDRLLSISDRQVSVLDAFKSADQVLLSGVQGITDLITTPGLINLDFADVKSVMSEAGSALMGIGSARGDDRAVAAAEMAISSPLLEASIDGARGVLLSISGGSDLGLFEINEAAQLVSEAAHPEANIIFGAVIDDALGDEVRVTVIAAGFDGGQPPARRDNVLGASTAKREEPAAAPAPRPSETARSVSSGLGTVPVREEVPVAPAEPAPSVEAPVSTVTPPSIPTTRPYPDSQAEELDVPDFLK from the coding sequence GTGGCAGCACCGCAGAACTACCTCGCAGTCATCAAGGTCATCGGTGTCGGCGGCGGTGGTGTCAATGCCATCAACCGAATGATCGAGGTCGGTCTCAAGGGCGTCGAGTTCATCGCCATCAACACGGACGCGCAAGCCCTGTTGATGAGTGACGCCGACGTCAAGCTGGACGTCGGCCGTGAACTCACCCGCGGCCTCGGGGCCGGGGCCAACCCGGCAGTCGGTCGCAAGGCGGCAGAGGACCACCGCGAGGAGATCGAGGAGGTCCTCAAGGGGGCCGACATGGTCTTCGTCACCGCCGGCGAGGGCGGCGGCACCGGTACCGGCGGCGCACCCGTCGTCGCGAACATCGCGCGCTCCCTCGGCGCGCTCACCATCGGTGTGGTCACCCGCCCCTTCACCTTCGAGGGCCGGCGCCGCGCGAACCAGGCGGAGGACGGCATCGCCGAGCTCCGCGAAGAGGTGGACACCCTCATCGTCATCCCCAACGACCGGCTGCTGTCCATCTCGGACCGCCAGGTCAGCGTGCTGGACGCGTTCAAGTCCGCCGACCAGGTGCTGCTCTCCGGTGTTCAGGGCATCACGGACCTCATCACGACGCCGGGCCTGATCAACCTCGACTTCGCCGACGTCAAGTCGGTCATGTCCGAGGCCGGTTCCGCGCTCATGGGCATCGGCTCCGCCCGTGGCGACGACCGCGCGGTGGCCGCCGCCGAGATGGCGATCTCCTCGCCGCTCCTGGAAGCGTCCATCGACGGCGCCCGCGGCGTGCTGCTCTCCATCTCCGGTGGCTCCGACCTCGGCCTGTTCGAGATCAACGAGGCCGCCCAGCTGGTCAGCGAGGCCGCCCACCCCGAGGCCAACATCATCTTCGGTGCCGTCATCGACGACGCCCTGGGCGACGAGGTGCGGGTCACGGTCATCGCGGCCGGGTTCGACGGCGGCCAGCCGCCCGCCCGCCGCGACAACGTGCTCGGCGCCTCGACGGCCAAGCGCGAGGAGCCCGCCGCCGCCCCGGCGCCCCGCCCCTCCGAGACCGCCCGCTCCGTGAGCTCCGGCCTCGGCACGGTGCCGGTCCGCGAGGAGGTCCCGGTCGCCCCGGCCGAGCCCGCCCCGAGCGTCGAGGCCCCGGTCTCGACCGTCACTCCGCCGTCGATCCCGACGACCCGCCCGTACCCGGACAGCCAGGCCGAAGAGCTGGACGTCCCGGACTTCCTGAAGTGA
- a CDS encoding YggS family pyridoxal phosphate-dependent enzyme, whose translation MTDRRTELAENLARVEERIAAACAAAGREREDVTLIVVTKTYPASDVRILHELGVRHVAENRDQDAAPKAAACSDLDLTWHFVGQLQTNKVRSVAGYAQVVQSIDRLKLVSALSAAAERAGRELGCLVQVALDADAGERGARGGVAPDGVEELAAAVDDAPGLRLGGLMTVAPLAGPYAGRQRAAFDRLMELSSRLRATRPAANMVSAGMSADLEDAVAAGATHVRIGTAVLGVRPRLG comes from the coding sequence ATGACGGACCGCAGGACGGAACTCGCCGAGAACCTCGCGCGAGTGGAGGAACGTATTGCCGCCGCCTGCGCGGCGGCCGGGCGTGAGCGCGAGGACGTGACCCTGATCGTGGTCACCAAGACCTACCCCGCGAGCGACGTCCGCATCCTCCATGAACTCGGCGTCCGCCATGTCGCGGAGAACCGGGACCAGGACGCCGCCCCCAAGGCCGCAGCGTGTTCCGATCTCGATCTGACATGGCACTTCGTCGGTCAGCTCCAGACCAACAAGGTGCGGTCAGTGGCCGGTTATGCCCAGGTCGTGCAGTCGATCGACCGGTTGAAGCTGGTTTCCGCTCTCTCGGCCGCCGCCGAGCGGGCCGGGCGGGAGCTGGGCTGCCTGGTCCAGGTCGCGCTCGACGCCGACGCGGGGGAGCGGGGCGCGCGCGGCGGGGTCGCGCCCGACGGCGTCGAGGAGTTGGCGGCCGCGGTGGACGACGCGCCCGGGCTCCGGCTCGGCGGGCTGATGACGGTGGCGCCGCTGGCGGGACCGTACGCGGGCCGTCAACGTGCGGCGTTCGACCGGCTGATGGAATTGTCGTCGCGCCTGCGCGCGACCCGTCCTGCTGCGAACATGGTGTCGGCGGGGATGAGTGCGGACCTCGAGGACGCGGTGGCCGCCGGGGCGACACATGTGCGCATCGGTACGGCGGTACTCGGAGTCCGACCCCGGCTCGGGTAA
- a CDS encoding YggT family protein yields MGIALQVIYIALMCFLILLIFRLVMQYVFQFARSWQPGKAMVVVLEATYTVTDPPLKLLQRFIPPLRLGGVALDLSFFVLMIIVYILLNIVGTFAMRV; encoded by the coding sequence ATGGGTATCGCACTACAGGTGATCTACATCGCGCTGATGTGCTTCCTGATCCTGCTGATCTTCCGGCTGGTCATGCAGTACGTCTTCCAGTTCGCCCGATCATGGCAACCCGGCAAGGCGATGGTGGTCGTCCTGGAGGCCACCTACACTGTCACCGATCCACCACTGAAGCTTCTGCAGCGGTTCATCCCACCGCTGCGTCTCGGGGGCGTGGCACTCGACCTGTCCTTCTTCGTTCTGATGATCATCGTCTACATCCTGCTCAACATCGTGGGTACCTTCGCGATGAGGGTGTGA